The nucleotide window CTTCGCGGAGCGAGCGCGAGCGCTCGGCGCCTCGGTCGTGCAGTATGTCGGCGTCGAGGCGATCCTGACCGCCGGTGGGAAGGTCGCCGGCGTCCGGACCGCCGCCGGCGAGATCAGCGCCCCGGCGGTCGCCGTCTGCGCCGGCCTCTGGGCCGATCGCCTGCTGGCCCCGCTCGGGATCGAGGTGCCGATCGCGCCCACGCGCCACCAGATGTGCTTCTTCCGCCGGCCACCGGGCTTCGCTGCCCACCCGGCGGTCATCGACCGCCCGAACATGACGTACATGCGGCCGGAGACCGGCAACCTCACCATCCACGGCCTCGCCGCCTACCAGGAGGTCGTCGACCCCGACCACTACAACGAGGGGGCCGACGCCGACGAGATCGTGCGAAACGCCGAGCTGATCGCCCGCCGCTTCCCGAGCATGGAGCACGGGCTGGCGATGGGCGGCTACTCCGGCGTGTACGACGTCACCCCCGACCACCAGCCGGTGCTGGGGCCGATCGCGGAGTACGCCGGCCTCGTCGCGGACTTCGGCTGGAGCGGCCACGGATTCAAGCACGCCCCGCAGGTCGGCGACGTCCTGGCCGAGGTCGTGCTGAATGGCCGGGCGCCCGGCTGGGATCTCGCGCCGTTCCGCTGGACGCGCTTCCGGGAGGGAGACCTCTTGCCGCCCGCCTCGGCGACGGCGCCGCCCCACCCGGAGCGACGGGCCGCGACCCCCGGCTCGGCCTGCCGGTAGCCCCGCCGCTCGAGGACCGCCGCCGCGGCGTCCAGGTGGAAGGCCGTCGATGTTCCCGGTCATCG belongs to Candidatus Methylomirabilota bacterium and includes:
- a CDS encoding FAD-binding oxidoreductase, yielding MADLPRTADVVVVGGGVHGASLVYHLARRKAGRVVLVERKFLASGPTGRSSALVRRFYAMDLLTRTAHASAEVFQRWGETVGGDPGFRPVGLLWLAGAEVAPHLRANVARAQALGVPLALLTPEDARGLVPAMAVDDVALVAHEPASGYADATATTNAFAERARALGASVVQYVGVEAILTAGGKVAGVRTAAGEISAPAVAVCAGLWADRLLAPLGIEVPIAPTRHQMCFFRRPPGFAAHPAVIDRPNMTYMRPETGNLTIHGLAAYQEVVDPDHYNEGADADEIVRNAELIARRFPSMEHGLAMGGYSGVYDVTPDHQPVLGPIAEYAGLVADFGWSGHGFKHAPQVGDVLAEVVLNGRAPGWDLAPFRWTRFREGDLLPPASATAPPHPERRAATPGSACR